Within Wyeomyia smithii strain HCP4-BCI-WySm-NY-G18 chromosome 2, ASM2978416v1, whole genome shotgun sequence, the genomic segment TTATTGCACAACAACCACCACTCTTGGCACTGGCTTGATATTTTTTATGCCCTCCGGAATGTCGTAAAAGGACCTCTACCCTCGAAAGTATGAATAGAGAAAGAACTAATAACCACTCATGTACAAGGCTCGAAAGTGTATACTCTCGGTAGCGTATTTTTGAACTCGTAAACTCCATCCAAAAGTTCAACCTTAACCTTTTAACGAATGATTTCTGTCACACCTTAGAATAGTCTATATTATACTAAGAGATGATATATTGGAAAAGGTGTTCTACTGGGTTTTTTGGGAAAGTAGTGTAATTGAATGTGCGATTGCAGATAGTTTTAATTGAGGACGACTTTTCTCGAAAGTTCATCTTACTAGTGCATTTAACCGATATTTTCAACCCTAGAATTATTATGATCATTCTCGTACTAGAAACTGCTTAAAAGCAACCGAACGAATCTAGACGCGCTATAGTCATTAGAGCAAATCCGGCGCAAACATTAAATTCAATTCGATTCGGCATTGATATTCTTACACctgattaaaatttgaaaaaaattcagatgCACTCATATaaaaagaattaaaataaatacaatatttatcgaaacGTAAAACGAAAGATTGTAACTATATTTTGTACGAAAATTCTCGATTtatggatttaaaaaaaaatacaaaacacaaACAGACCCAAATAACATTTAACAATTCAGCTATTTCACCGTCAAATGATAGGATGTCATTAGGCTATAGCACATAGGCACCAGTTAAGGAATCGTATATATCTTTGTGTTTGTTTCACACATACCACCACGAAAACCAAAGGCGtgcaaataaaaccaaactaATGTAACTCTCGATTTCCAAGCAGAGGTTTCAATTGCGATATCCACTATTTTTCACTAAAACATAACACCTAGTCATTACACTcttacaaaaaagaaaaaaactaatattttcaattcaaagcaaacaaatctttttTTCTTCCTTTGATCCGCACAACTCtaaatattaaataaaaattacaatttgATATTACTAGTTCACATACAAACTACACTACACTATTCATCGACACGTGAGTCTGCAATTTTAGTTATTGGTAGAATTCGAAAGAACTTGGCCCGTGTTTGTATCATTCACATTGGAAAGCATCGTTGGAGTGCTTTTATATGAATCTAAAGTCAAGTGATAAGAATACGCAAAGCTAAAAACTTAACTTTACagctaaattaaatgatttttGTTGCAAAGTAATATCACTTCTAAATGTGTATGAACATTGTTAAGTCTATGCAGGGTTTCCGATAATCTGCTCACTGCATTTCACATTCTTTCAAAGTAAAGCCTTCCCTTGGTGGTGCTGCTACATTCCTCCGTATCGGAGAGCTCGACCTTCTTTTTATTATATACCTACAgattcgcagccaactgttattATGATACAGgacacaattgcggggctaggcgatacaatcctactgaccttacacagtctctctcgagccgagactcgaacctacgacgactggcttgttaggtcagcatctaTTTCTTTTTATAGAGAATACAATCGTCTATTCACAGATAATCAAGAATGGTTGTACAAGTTTAAGAAGCATTAGGAGATACCTACCACTTTCACGATCGAAAGTTATTAACATTTGGATTTCAAGAAAGAAATTCAATAATCAATTTGATTATAACTTTTTGAACGTGAAGTTTGATCGCTAATTTTTCTTTGAATAAGTAAGGAGCCAATTTTCTCGTGGACAAAAGGGTAATCTCCGGTTTCCTTCCATATGAACGTATTTCGTTTCAATCATCTATGCTCTCTCATATTGCTAGAAAAATGATCAGATTAGTTCAATGTTATTTAACTTCAAAACTGAATATTTTGTACAAGACGGAATTCTTCAAAATAATTACACAGGTGAAAACACAGAATATAATTAAAAAGATcgtaaaaatcaatttattaGCTTGGAATTCACTCGTACCTCAACACACCCTCAACGCAAGCACACTTTTTTCGCACAAAACTCGTACCGCGTCTACGTCTAGAACCGCTCCGGGGAAACTCTCTCACTCCTTGGACGCCATCAGCCACATCAGGTTGCCGGTGAACTTTTCTATTCTTTTCAGATCCGATAGTACCTCGGTTTTGAACTGCACGCACTTTGCGTTGTCGGTCAACTTCAGCACGACGGTGTTACGATTGTGGGTGTATTTCATAGTGAACCGACAGTTGCACGGATTCCCTATGTACATGTTTTCGGCGGCTATCTCAAAATCCTCCCACGATTTTGCGAAAACCATTTTTTCTTTGAATGTTTAATCGAATGGCAGTGCACAATACGTTTTGTGGTgtgcaaattttaaatttgcttcGTGTATTATTGTTGGTGGGTGCTGGATTTGACATGTGTATATTTTCTTTCAATGAAATGTCACGACGTCATCATTCAGTACACTGTGAAAACTCCGTTACCATCTTTCAGTAAAAAATATCCTAATCTAGGGGTAACATACACGCCCGTCAAAAGTTACACTTTGACTGAATTTATTATAGAGTTAaccaagcgaaaacacacaaacactacGACATGGCCCGCcttacactgtatattgaaatttgtgagagtgtgaatcaaactcggtagttttttatgctctctttcaaatgacagttctcacaggtgacaaaaaattcttacagctaacacaAAATAGATCGTaaacatcgcactaatacaaacgcacctggagaactctataacTCAATTTCAAACGATGTatggaaacgtcaaaaaatgaataccaTCATTTTGTGATTCTGGGTAAGTtttaccacagagaacagactaacaagcaaacgataaaaagtgtgtaaaacAGATTGCGCGCGCAAAAATATACTCTCCGAATTACACCCCTCGTCATGCTGACTGGTAAACTAAGATGTGATTGATGTCGCTACCATCGCCATGGAGTGAACGGCATAGCCAATCTATTTTAACGTCAATACCAACGGGAGTGAAAAGTACATACACTGATGAAAATACAGGCTGTTTAGCGACGGTAGCGACCCCACACTTTACTTTACCATTCTGCATAACGAGGGGTTTTATTTGGAGGATAATTCGTGGCACACAAGCAaaattttacacacttttttcaGACCGTTTATTCGTCGCCTATAGACCTTTTCACGTACGAATGTATTAGTGCACCTAGTTGAGGAAAGTATTTACAAATCGCCTTTTTGTTTGCTATGTTACTATGTTATGTTTttggcagctggacaaatattcagttgaatacttattataagttctaaactcgtttctgaatgaatttttcattcgtgatcatgaatcaggggaagctgctgaacattatcgaccaaaaatggtaaaaagtgataaaaagtcggagcaacgagatgcgatgatttacagtttggaggaaacaaaagcaactttacatgagtttacacgttcattagtgtgcgtaggtgaaaagtcactcaTCTCTattagtctgttctctgtggttttACATCATTTTTGAATACATCTAGAATAATccaattttgaatttatcaatacagtcgtcgttcgctaactgcaacatgtttacattgcagttatcgaatgccgttcgataactgcaacacttgacacatgccaaaatttagaggggggtccgtcactaccatttttgttttcaatgatgtcgaaatgtatttttttaatgaagtacAAAGtagcaaaaaatagcagaaaactaaaataggtaagctttttgattaatcaatttgatagtcaTAATTCCGCATCATAacttattgcgttttagtaactactttacataaccaatatgtaggcgaagataaagttcatcactacagaagaccattttacgagacgtttctaaACTCagttcatgaatgaaattttgacagaaagctcggaaccgctgacataacgtgagtgaaagcaacatcaatgtcagcaggatccgtgacgtgaaagctagccaaacaatgcacaagggtttttttttcctcttatggtgcttattacgggagtcacttcacggtgaaatcagagtgaagtgaacaaaatcctattacgggactcacgtaagtgagaaaaacgtcgcgaagtgacatctgccgtgaaatctgggttattatgagtgtcatatcagtgaatggagaacggaaaaagcgacgtttcgcgtggaattatttcacgaccattggtgcttattacgggagtcacttcacggtgaaatcagagtggaGTGAACAAAAtactattacgggactcacgtaagtgagaaaaacgtcgcaaagtgacatctgccgtggaatctgtgTTATTATGGTGCTTACTATTGGAGTCACTTCAcgatgaaatatatttcactttcacgctcacttcacttttttagacctattcctgattccacctcaagtgacaaaaatcacctccgtggagtgagattgccAGTGAAGTGGAATTGacaataggacaagtgaaatgagattgtttcccagctcaaaaatctctaagtccccgaaagtgttttttttttgtttttctagataacaccagatcttgacgtgttctgcatttctaagacattcggcatcagaaaaaaatgtttttttcggtatcgaaaatttcctgaactagtttgcatttttttaatcgggcaaaaaaaatgaaaattttactgctttaaggcacggatcaaattctgattcgtctcgttactgaagaataaatccaatatttaccattagatcacaaatctaTCAACTGTAAGATTTATGGCATCtacgtggaatcatttcactgttcaaaataatcgtgaaataattccacgcgaatcgtcgctttttccgttctcacttcactgatatgacactcataataacccagattccgcggcagatgtcacattgcgacgtttttctcacttacgtgagtcccgtaataggactttattcacttcactctggtttcaccgtgaagtgactcccgtaataagcacctatgagtgtcatatcagtgaagtgagaacggaaaaagcgacgtttcgcgtggaattatttcacgaccattttgaacggtggaaTGATTCCACAAAGATgtcataagtcttaaagttgattgatttgtgatctaatggtaaatattggatttattccttagtaacgaagcgaatcagaatttgatccgtgccctAAACCGgtcaaatgttcatttttttgcccgatgaaaaaaatgcaaactagttcaggtaatttgcgataccgaaaaaaacattttttttatgccgaatgtcttagaaatgcagaacacgtcaagatctggtgtaatctaaaaaaacgggaaaaaacgactttctgggacttggaCATTTTTgggctgggaaacaatctcatttcacttgtcctattctcaatttcacttcactgtcaatctcactctacggaggtgatttttgtcacctcacttgaggtggaatcgggaataggtctaaaaaagtgaagtgagcgtgagagtgaaatatatttcaccaaagaaaatcccatttagccccaaagaaaatcccataaggaactgtcaaaaagttattcacaaaatcaatgcagcatttttcgagtaggaacgagacaaatgcagggctgcgtaggaacactgccttcaaaaacaactcaaacagaggtttttttttacagaggttggtactttcgagtagttaattttgtaccaactttttcggaagatttcttcctgagtgttacgtatgtcttatgtatgtggtataactatgtacagttacagcaatttttaaggtttttttaatgtttttgtttgGGTATAGGAGTACCCCTGGTTGCTCGAAATTAACCCTAGAGAAAACGCCGCAATTTGCTATGCCACATTTTGGCGTGTATTACAAAGGAGAAATGGAAATAACTGTACATTTTGAGTCGCAGTAATAAAAAAGGTTTTGTTCAGTTAACACGTGTTTTTTCATCTCGCAGAAAATACGAAATTATCAGTCCGAGTAAAACTGTCCGTTCCtgctttgaaacatacagtCCACATATCAAACATTTTGGACCTTCTACCCGGATTCAGGATGGAAAAGCTGATTAGCAGACGGAATGCACTTGTTGCACAGATGGAAGGAGAGTTTTAAGTTGCTAAAAGCCTTAGCAAATCCAATTCTCAAAGTGAGGTTAAGGAGCGACTGGACCAGCTCAAGATGCTTGCTGATAATTTCCGATCGACGCAAGGGGAAATTGAAGAGAACCAAGACGATCCCGCAGCAATTGCGACTGTTTTCAACATACGTGAGCATTTTTTCGGTATGTACTATCGTACAAAAGATATGTTCGAAGGTCATCTGGATGATGATGTGGAATCGACTGCCAGCCAGCGGACAATTGCAGGAGAAACACACGACATAAAGGATGCAATAAAGTTGCTTTTGGAAACTCAGCAACAAATATTGCTACGGCAACATGCGACATCAGTAGCGTTGTCAGGAAAGGTATCGAATTGTCCATCTGCTGCTCCTGAAAGTGATGTATCGAATAATGCTCCTCATTTCAATGTACGACTTCCAGCTATTAACGTTCCAGCTTTCAGCGGTGATCGCAGAGGTTGGTTAACCTTCAAAGACATTTACCAATCGACTATTCACGGCCGAAATGACGTTTCGGATTCTTTAAAAATGCAGTATCTGTtttcttatgtcgttttcgtttttgcggtgtagctaccccgcggactacactttgtcctatcactgttttttttacattttccggactatcccggactaccctttttctgtcccggacagtccgcgcaagaaacagagtgcagttttgaagacaccaacacattcacacgtatgtgtcaaaataaaaaaaaaatgtgtcaaaatcggtttgctttgattatcgttcttcgcgtgtcaaacatcaggttgaattttatttattttaatttgttatttggtaatttttcattaaattggcaaatttttcgtacagtagcacaaatgcgataaaagacaatggcgataatgaccaaaacaaaagtgacagttacctctggtattacgcacaccattgcaactgctcggaaagtgttttttttttttcagctgcaaagcgtagtccgggacgggatagtcctgccgtaaaaacgaattcgacattactTGGAAGAGGATGCTAAACGTTTGGTGAAAAAGTTCACCATTTCTAGTGCGAACTACGTAAAAGCGTGGGACACTTTATGTACCCACTACGACAAAAAACGATTTACCGTTTTCCTGCTTATTCGTGAATTTATGGATCAGCTTCCTTTTAACAATGCAAATCCACACGGGCTGATCAACTTAGTTACGACTTCGGATGAAGTTGTGCAACAACTAGATGCACTTGGCGAGGAGTTTCAAGGTCGTGATCCTTGGCTGATTCATTTAATGCTGGAGAAATTTGACAAGGAGACGCAAATAAGCTGGTCACAAAAAGTTATCGAAAATGAATGTCCAACATTCGAACAGTTGCTGTTTTTCTTGAGAAAGCGATGTGAGGCTTTGGAGACGTGCTCGGCGTTCTCCAAGAAGGAGGTTGTCAAAAAGGAAATGTTTAAAACGGCAAATGAGAAGAAGGTGAAATCTCTGCATACAGTGGCgtcaaatcaaaatcaaaagtgCGCGAAATGCTCAAAAGAGCAAAATACGTTTATAGGTGAAGAGTTTAAACAACTGGCTGTAGAAGAACGACGATGTTTGGCTCAAAAGGCTAAACTGTGCTTTAACTGTTTGAGACCGTTTCATTGCGCGAAATCGTGTTTATCTAAATCGGTATGCCGTACGACGGACTGTAAACAACTTCATCATACGCTTTTGTGTTCGTTCGCGTTTGGTAAGAAGACGGAACGTGTCGAAGAAAAACCAGATAAAGATGATGTTTCGACAAAACCAGCAACAGAAAAAAGTGAGGAAATTTCGGCTCTGACAACAGAGTTAGTAAACGAATGCCAAACAATTTCATTGTTACCAACAGCGGTTGTCAATATGCAAACGTCAGACGGAAGTTTCCTTCAGGCAAGAGTACTTATCGATTCCGGCTCTCAAGCTACGCTGGTTTCAGAGGACTGTGTAAAAAGGTTGAAATTACCAAGACGTAATGGTAAGCTTTTGGTCAGCGGAATTGGTCAGCGTGAAATAGGTACCACCCGTGGAATGGTATCTCTGCGTATTGCATCGAGATTCAACGAAACTGTCGTCATTGCAACTGACGCTTACGTTCTTGGGAAATTAACGTCGACTATTCCATCGCAACGATTTAAACTGAGCAATATGAAATTGCTGGAAAATCTCAATGAGCTGGCGGACCCTGGGTTCAACAAACCAGCTTCCATTGATGTCATTCTGGGATCGGACGTCTTTCTTACACTTCTTAATGGTGGTCAAGTCAAAGACGAATGCGGCCTTACGGTGGCCCAACGCACAATCTTCGGATGGATTACCGCGGGTAGATAAGATGCAGCCGAGTCAATTCATAGTCGTTGTGCAATCGTAAGTTTACACACTGAAGTGGATCTGAATAATACCCTACGACTTTTTTGGGAACAAGAGGAGCTTCATCGCAAACCAAAGCTGACTCCTTCGGAAACAAAGGTAAAGGAACATTTTAACTCCACTTTAACTCGTGACGTGAATGGGCGTTTCATTGTGCGTTTGCCGTTCGACAATTCGAAACCGCCTCTTGGGGAATCATTAACTGTTGCTCTGAAGCGGCTCAAATCAATACAGAAGCGGTTTGAGTCCCAACCAGAGTATAAGCGAGAATATGAAGCCTTTATGCGAGAGTACCTTGAGCTAAACCACATGGAGGAGGTACCAGCTGATGAAATTGTCAAGGATCCAGCGGAATGTTACTATCTTCCGCACCATGCGGTTATTAAACAAGACAGCTCTACAACAAAACTACGCGTCGTTTTTGATGCATCCTGCGTGACTTCCTCAGGAGTATCATTAAATGATCGGTTATTAGCGGGACCAAATAACAATGAGGATTTGTGGTCAGTATCACTTAGGTTTCGGTCTCATCGAGTAGCTTTCTGCGGCGATGTGGCGAAAATGTACCGTCTGGTGTGGGTACACGAGGCGGATCGTGACTACCTTCGAGTTTTGTGGGTTGATGATGTTGGTGAGGTGAAGCACTACCGTTTATGTACCGTTACCTACGGAACCAAGACAGCACCGTTCTTCGCGATAGAAGCGATGAGAGAGGCAGCTAAACCCTACAGAGAAATTTACCCAAGGGTAAGGGGTCGTCGAAACAATCTTGGAGCAGGAATCATTTCCAGTTAATATCAAACTTTCGGAACGAATGGAGTCAGTGAAGGCTCTTGGTATGCTGTTGTACCCTGGAGAAGATATGTATGGTTATAAGGTCAGCTTCTCGGCAAATAGCGTTAATACTAAGCGGCAAATGCTTTCCGATTCTTCGAGACTATTCGACTCGTTTGGGTGGTTGACTCCGGTGATTGTCAGATTTAAAATTCTTTATCAACACCTGTGGCTCTTTGACATCGGATGGGATAATCAAATTCCTTCTGTAATTGAAAATGAGTGGACAGAAATCAAAGGTACATTGCATTTGATAGAAAATATACGAATTCCGCGATTTGTCACACACTATCAGGGAAAGCTTCAACTGCACGGATTTTGCGACGCCTCCGAGCAGGCCTATGCGGCAGTGGTATATACTCGATCGATAGATGCTAGTGGTCACATCAATGTGGTTTTGGTTGCTGCAAAATCAAGAGTGGCTCCAATCAGACAGGTTTCTCTTCCTCGGCTGGAACTCAATGGAGCGTCATTGCTAGCTGAACTAATGACAAGTATTGTAGAGGCTTTGCCTCATTTGGACATCGAACAATGGGCTTGGACAGACTCAACTATCGTGTTGCAGTGGCTGTCTTCGCATCCTAGAAGGTGGAAAACGTTCGTAGTGAATCGAACAGCTGGAATTTTGGAACATTTGCCATGTCAGCAATGGAATCACGTTATCAGTAGTGAAAATCCTGCTGATTGTGCGAGTCGCGGTTTGTTTCCATCGGATCTCGTAGGGATTAACATGTGGTTTCAGGCTCCACCGCGGCTGTCGTGTGAACAGTCTTCGTGGGTACTCTCTCGAGTGCAATCTTGTAGTGAACAAGATTTAGAATTACGAGTTTCGAAGGTATTGCACGTTTCAGTGAATCTGATGCGTCAAAATTATGACATCGAGCGTCACTGATTGGAACAACGATCTAGTTTCATGCTTATCGTTCGTAGTTTGGCTTGGATTAACCGTTTTGTATACAATATTCGTAAGCACAATGTTAGAAAAACCGGAGAGCTTACACCTGGTGAGCTCAGTGAAGCAACGTTGCAGCTGACACGAGCTGTTCAACACGATACATTTCAGTCGGAAATTGAACAACTGAGGAAGGGCGAAGCATTGCGATCTAAACATACACTCGCAGCTCTTCATCCGTTTTTGGATCAAAACGGTACAATGCGCTTAGGTGGGAGACTACAAAATTCATCTCAGTCATACAATATGAAAAATCCAGTGAGTCTACCTCAAAATCATCGAGCCACAGAGCTATTGGTGCGTGAACTGCATTTGCGCAATTTCCACGCAGGGCCTTCTCTCTTAACAGCGATAATTAATCATCAATATTGGATCGTAGGATGTCAAACGGTCGTTCGAAGAATTGTTTAAGGTTGTTCTAGATGTGTTCGTATCAAGGGCAAAACTGCAAACCAGTTGATGGGAAAATCTTCCGCCAGCGAGAGTTCTAGCTACTAGGCCGTTTTCGCACGTAGGTGTGGACTATGCCGGTCCACTGAAAATTAAGGCCATGTGTGTACGAGGAGTAAAGATCAAGGCTACATAGCTTTTTATGTCTGTTTGTCAACAAAGGCAATACACTTAGAAGCAGCTGGCGATATGTCAGCCGATACATTTTTTGGAACATTAAGGCGTTTCATATCACGACGAGGATACCCAAATGAAATTTGGTCGGACAACGGTACCAACTTCGTGGGGGCGGACCGATCGCTGCAGGAGTTTTTAATTCAAATACCAAACTGCGAAACAAGGGCAAGTCGTTTTCTCACAAATCTCGGAATAAAATGGACATTTATTCCACCATCTGCGCCGCACATGGGCGGCATTTGGGAAGCGGCAGTGGCCGAACTAGGCGATTCGTCACTTACTTTTGAGGAGCTGTGTACCATCTTGTGCCAGGTTGGAGCTTGCTTAAACTCGCGGCCGCTATGTGCGTTGTCTTCTAATCCAGACTGTTTCGACGCATTAACGCCTGGCCATTTTTTGATTGGTCAGCCTATCAATCTCATACCTGAACCGAACATGCAAAATCTACCAGAAAATCGACTGGACCAATGGCAGCGAGTGCAACAGAAGACGGAAACTATATGGAACCGATGGAAGAATGAGTATTTAAATACACTGCAGCCGCGTGCCAAGTGGCGCACTCTACAGCCCAATGTCCGCGTGGATCAGCTGGTTCTAGTAAGAAATGAACACACACCGCCTACACAATGGGAATTGGCCAGAGTCACACAGGTTCATGCCGATGCTGCGGGAGTTGTTCGCACTGTGACATTAAGAAGAGGA encodes:
- the LOC129721492 gene encoding signal recognition particle 9 kDa protein, whose product is MVFAKSWEDFEIAAENMYIGNPCNCRFTMKYTHNRNTVVLKLTDNAKCVQFKTEVLSDLKRIEKFTGNLMWLMASKE
- the LOC129719565 gene encoding uncharacterized protein LOC129719565, producing MLADNFRSTQGEIEENQDDPAAIATVFNIREHFFGMYYRTKDMFEGHLDDDVESTASQRTIAGETHDIKDAIKLLLETQQQILLRQHATSVALSGKVSNCPSAAPESDVSNNAPHFNVRLPAINVPAFSGDRREDAKRLVKKFTISSANYVKAWDTLCTHYDKKRFTVFLLIREFMDQLPFNNANPHGLINLVTTSDEVVQQLDALGEEFQGRDPWLIHLMLEKFDKETQISWSQKVIENECPTFEQLLFFLRKRCEALETCSAFSKKEVVKKEMFKTANEKKVKSLHTVASNQNQKCAKCSKEQNTFIGEEFKQLAVEERRCLAQKAKLCFNCLRPFHCAKSCLSKSVCRTTDCKQLHHTLLCSFAFGKKTERVEEKPDKDDVSTKPATEKSEEISALTTELVNECQTISLLPTAVVNMQTSDGSFLQARVLIDSGSQATLVSEDCVKRLKLPRRNGKLLVSGIGQREIGTTRGMVSLRIASRFNETVVIATDAYVLGKLTSTIPSQRFKLSNMKLLENLNELADPGFNKPASIDVILGSDVFLTLLNGGQVKDECGLTVAQRTIFGWITAVDLNNTLRLFWEQEELHRKPKLTPSETKVKEHFNSTLTRDVNGRFIVRLPFDNSKPPLGESLTVALKRLKSIQKRFESQPEYKREYEAFMREYLELNHMEEVPADEIVKDPAECYYLPHHAVIKQDSSTTKLRVVFDASCVTSSGVSLNDRLLAGPNNNEDLWSVSLRFRSHRVAFCGDVAKMYRLVWVHEADRDYLRVLWVDDVGEVKHYRLCTVTYGTKTAPFFAIEAMREAAKPYREIYPRGKLQLHGFCDASEQAYAAVVYTRSIDASGHINVVLVAAKSRVAPIRQVSLPRLELNGASLLAELMTSIVEALPHLDIEQWAWTDSTIVLQWLSSHPRRWKTFVVNRTAGILEHLPCQQWNHVISSENPADCASRGLFPSDLVGINMWFQAPPRLSCEQSSWVLSRVQSCSEQDLELRVSKVLHVSVNLMRQNYDIERH